Genomic segment of Bacteroidota bacterium:
CATTGACCATTGCAGCATTCGCATTTGACGGATGCAAAAAAGGACCCGATGATCCGTTCATGTCTCTTCACACACGCAAAGGCCGCGTTGTAGGCGACTGGAAAGTTTCTGCAGGTTCCGGCTCCAGCACATCAGGTACTAATACTGATACCTGGACCTATGATGGCGCAACTCTTACAACTGTTTCCGGCAGCACCACAACTACGCAAGCAGAGACGGAAACTATTTCTTACATGAAGGATGGCACTTACAAAATTGTGGTGACTCAAACAGGAACCGGCTATACGGATACTTACACCGAACAGGGAACCTGGAATTTCACCGGAAAAGTGGGTGATGCAAAAAATAAAGATCGCATCATTTCACGTGCTACGAGCGCTTCTGATGTAGTGGTAGCAGGATCGACCACCACTTCAAATACTGACACTTACACAGGTGACGGATCTGACGGCGGCCCTGAGTCAACGATGTATCTTGATGAACTCAAGAACAAAGAGATGATGACCACCTATGACGGTTCTACAACAAGCGGTTCCACAACCACTTCAAGTAAAGGAAGCTGGACACTCATCCCCCAGTAATATTTCCTTATTTACGATTCAAAGCCGTCCCTTAATTCCGGGGCGGCTTTCTTATTTTTACCTGCTTTGAAAAAGATACTCGTTGTACGTTTCAGTTCCATTGGCGACATTGTGCTCACCACGCCGGTAATTCGTTGTATTAAAACACAACTCGGCGCCGAGATACATTTTCTCACCAAAGAGCAGTTTGCCGGGATCATGCATTCCAGCCCTTACGTGGATAAAGTGATCAGCATCAAAAACAAGGTAAGCGAAGTGAACGATGTACTACGGAAAGAAAATTATGATTTCATCGTCGATCTGCATACCAATCTCCGCAGTTCACAGGTAAAAAAGATCCTGAAAAAACCGTTCGCTTCTTTCCCGAAACTCAACATCAGGAAATGGCTGCTCGTGAATGCGCGTATAGACGTACTCCCGCGCGTGCACATCGTGGACCGTTATTTCGAAACCGTAAAAGAACTCGCCGTGAAGAATGACGGGAAAGGACTGGATTATTTCATCCCGGAAAAAGATAACATTGACATTCATTCATTACCACAGAATTTTCAGAATGGTTTTATTGCCTTTGCAGTTGGCGCGAAATTCTTCACGAAGCAACTTCCTGAAGAAAAAATAATTTCCATCATTGAAAAACTGAAGAAACCGGTTGTGCTGCTCGGTGGAAAAGAAGATGAAGCCCGTGCAGAAAAGATCTGCGATGCAGTCGGTAAATCTGTTTTCAATGCCTGTGGAAAATATAATCTCAATCAGTCTGCATCTGTTTTAAAACAAGCAGAACTCGTGATCACGCACGATACAGGGCTCATGCACATTGCAGCTGCCTTCAAAAAGAAAATTTTTTCCGTTTGGGGAAATACCGTTCCTCAATTGGGAATGTATCCTTATTTGCCCGGCGAAGGTTCCAGGATCATTGAAGTGAAAGATCTTTCCTGCCGCCCCTGTTCCAAGATCGGATTTTCCAAATGCCCCAAAGGACACTTCAAATGCATGAAGAATATTGATGTGAATGAATTTTCAGAATTGAGAACTGAGAGATGAGAACTTAGAACTGAGAACTGAGAGATGAGAACTGAGAGATGAGAACTGAGAATTGAGAACTTAGAGATGAGAACTTAGAACTGAGAACTGAGAATTGAGAACTTAGAGATGAGAACTATTTCGTAACTTAGATAGATAAACTAATTCCAATGAAAAAATTTTTATCCGCACTGTTTTTTCTCGGAAGTATAACTGCGTTTTCACAAACCACAACTTCCTTTCGTATTCCGTGCTCCGGACAATCGACCGCGCCTGATCCCGCACACGATCCCGCACCCGCGATCGTGCATGTGAACGAAGCCGACAACATTGACGACGAAAGTGATCCGCGCATCAAAGACAGTCTCGAAAAATTATACCGTCATCCACGCACTGAAAATTCTACAGCAAGAAATTCAAATCCGCAAATACAATCTGTTCCTGCTCC
This window contains:
- a CDS encoding glycosyltransferase family 9 protein; this encodes MKKILVVRFSSIGDIVLTTPVIRCIKTQLGAEIHFLTKEQFAGIMHSSPYVDKVISIKNKVSEVNDVLRKENYDFIVDLHTNLRSSQVKKILKKPFASFPKLNIRKWLLVNARIDVLPRVHIVDRYFETVKELAVKNDGKGLDYFIPEKDNIDIHSLPQNFQNGFIAFAVGAKFFTKQLPEEKIISIIEKLKKPVVLLGGKEDEARAEKICDAVGKSVFNACGKYNLNQSASVLKQAELVITHDTGLMHIAAAFKKKIFSVWGNTVPQLGMYPYLPGEGSRIIEVKDLSCRPCSKIGFSKCPKGHFKCMKNIDVNEFSELRTER